In the Arachis stenosperma cultivar V10309 chromosome 8, arast.V10309.gnm1.PFL2, whole genome shotgun sequence genome, CTATGTTGAGTACTTCTATTAAGAACTTAATATTGTGTATCTATGTTGAATACTTGTATGTTGAAGTTAATGTTGTGTATCTATGTTTATTACTTGTATTAAGAACTTAATATTGTGTATCTATGTTGAATTGTTGTATTTTGAAGTTAATGTTGTGATTCTATGTTGAGTACTTGAATTAAGAACTTAATATTCTTATAGTAAACTAcgtaaattttttaaattttaataatttattgattaatttatatgtattaTACTAGTATATACTACAactatttattgaaaaataatattaatagctagtatataattatgaaaaaaataataacttagTTTATAATTAATGTTAAGTAAAAATAACATTACTTTAAAACATGGCTGAACTTAGTATAATTACGATAAAAATAACTTATGTAGtagataatattaatatataatttaatttgcataAATCTTAGTAACAGATAACCTAGCCTGGTGGAAGCAGCTCTTTTTTATTATCGTGCAGGGATGGGGTTCGAACCTCAGATGATCCTTTTTGAGGAAATATTAAATTGTTCCGGTTCGGTTGAACCGGTAACAACCGATTTAGACCGGTTTCTGCCGGTTTAACCGGGCCGGTTTCTGCTAACATTGTTTTCGCTTATcctttattaatattaatttcatgtatttttgttttatatttaatctttcttaaatatttaattacggtTTACTCATATcactattaaaataaaaattaaactttctTAACTAtctataaattaatatttatgttttatttttttattgattaattatatgatatgaatttatattaatattttttaacatatatttaaaTAGTGTAATagatactaattaattaatgaattagaaattAAGTTAATTTGATATCTACGGTCATAAACAAGTCTCAGGTCTCATAAAGAAGTTTCATGAAAGAACAATGTCCCGATAAACATAAATAAACGCGtaaaaataaacaagcaaatGCCATAGAGTACTACAATGAAACATGATAGGCATAAAACAACTATCCTGAGTTACTGGGACCTACACCAGATGACCGACGGCATCTACTTCGGCTGTGTCCCTCTGCTCCACATTGCCGACAACGCCTAGGAGCACGTAACATTCGTGTGTCCATTTCGTTCAAGAAACGTGTCATCCTTGGGCGACCTTTGTTCACCCGTCTCATGTTCGGATTCGGGACAAATCGAGGGCCGCTGTACACAGGCCACATAGTGGGATTGCCCAGTGGCCGAAACCTAGCTCGGTAAACCCTCCGAACTTGGTCCATCTTGTAAACTTCGTGGACATACACTCGCCAATCCAGTTGCTGGTTCGCACAACATGCAAAAACATGTCGACAGGGAATCCGATCCACCTGAAACTCACCACAGTCACAGCGTTGTTGACGGAGATCGACGGCATACTCAGTTCCAGCTGGCATCTCACGAACCTCGAAGACCTCATTCATCCTATCGAAGCAATTAACCTGGATGTTAGAACTTGCAAGTTGATTGGCATTCAATTTTGACGTGACAACCTCAGAAAAAACATGTCCAGCTGTTATCCGCGACTCCGCCTCGGCTCTTTTTCTAGTGAACAACTCGTTAAGCCTGTAGAATGTGGCTTTCACAAGTGCAGTTATAGGAAGATTGCGTGCCCCCTTCAACACTGAGTTGATGCATTCCACAAGGTTTGTCGTCATGTGACCCCAGCGGTAGCCACCGTCATACGCCAACGCGTACTGTTCGCGTGGGATTCGGTTAAGCCAGTTCGTATATGCCTCGCCCCGTTCACGTAAACGCTGGTAGCGCTGTTCGTACTCGCGTACCGTCCTCGAATAACCTGGACAACAATCAAAGCCACACAGGAGAAGAATTCATGAGAAAAAGTTGCTGGAAGGTAACTCGGTTAATAAGGAAATTCAAACTATTAACATTTACCTATATTGACCACAAGTTTTTGCAGGTACGGTGCCTTGAACTTTCTCAAGAAGTTCGACTCTATATGCCTGATGCAAAACATGTGGAATGCTCTCGGGGGCGACCAAGCTCCGTTGCTCCGGGCAATAGCTGCATTGATGGATTCGTGCCTGTCAGAAATCAGTCCCACCCCATCCCTAGTCACAACATGTTGTCGCAGGTTACTAAGGAAAAAGTGCCATGCATCAGAAGTCTCCCCCTCCACAATTGCAAACGCAATAGGGACGATATTACTGTTACCATCCTGTGAAACGGCGACCAACAAACAACCCTTATACTTTCCGTACAAGTGAGTCCCATCAACCTGGACAACTGGCTTGCAGTGTCTGAACGCTCTAATGCAGGGGTAATAACTCCAGAAGACTCTATGCAATACCCGGATATCAGTTACTTCCTCATCACCTTGATATGCAGACATAGTCTCGTAATGGACGATTGCTGATGGCTCCTTGTTACACATGGCCTGAAACCATATAGGCAAAGCTTCATATGATGCTTCCCAACCGCCAAATATTTTTTCCACTGCTTTTTGTTTCGCCAGCCATGCCTTCCGATAGCTGACGGTGTAATTGAACTTCGACTGCACTTCTGCAATAACTGATTTCACCTTTATCGACGGGTCAGCCTCAACCAACGGCTTTATTGCTTCCGCAATTGTGTTCGAATCCAGCTTCGAATGATCCTGAGAAATAGTGGCTCTAGTACAAGTGTGAGAACCGTTGTACCTCCTTATAACCCAACAATACTTTCTGCTGATCATGCTAACCCTGATAAGCCAATCACACCATGATCCATACTGTGTACACTTCGCATAGAAGGTCAACGGCTCCGACTCATACACACGGTAGTCTACGCCTCTTCGGATGGTATAATCTTTCACCGCCTTCAATACAGCTTCCCTAGAACTGAATTCCATTCCGATTGCAAATTCACCATCTGCGACCATAGGAATTTCTACCACAACGACAgccaaatcaaaataatttaaggcaaatacatttaattttcaaatcctaCAAACATAAACACATCAAAAACTTTGGACGAATGCACAGAAATTAATTTTCACGTCACTTATATTCTTATTTACATCTATCAACATAGATTATTTCCCAAAGTCTACTACTTTCTACATTTATATGTAAATACGTACCGGCACTCATATATTCCGGAAATTCCGGCGCATGCATGGCTTCCAAGTCCAGAGCCCGCATGAAGGACGGCTCCTCAAATGGATCTTCGTTTGCAAGTGCATGTGCAACGTCTCCCACATTTGGAGCCTCCACCCCGTCACCTtgatcttcttctccttctggAGCAACAGCTTCGTAATTGCTTTCAAACTCTTCCTCACTGTCACTATCAtattcttcctcttcaataTTTCGGTCAGCTTCAGATTGTTCGAATTCGACGTACAACTCTATCACCGATATCTGACCGCGACTTTCAAAATACATTGAAAACATCTCCTGCATACTCGCTTCGTCGGTTACATACTTGGTTTGATACTGCACGAAACCGCCAAATACCGGTATGGGATATCTATATACCATACATGATATTTTTTTGGATATCTGAAAACCTATCCTCTCACAAATCACACCTTTCAGCTCCTCAAATGAGATCGTGAACGGAATAACAATATCTAACGGCTTCTCACAACTAAATCTCACTCCTTCAGGTGTTTGTAATAGAATCTGACCAAAATAATATACTCTAACTGTAACTCTATCAACCATTTTTCATACTCTCATACATAAATATCTAGTAAACTCTCATTTATTCTtgaaattcaaataaaatcacAAAGACGCAATGACaagtagaagagaagagaaacagcaggaggaagaagggaagaagacgCCGAAGAACATACACGAATCACATATGAGGAGTGGATCCGAGTTTCCAACACACacccacatatatatatatatatacaaatcgGACCCCCCGAatcatacaaaaaaatttttttttcctcaATCATCAAATCGGACCCAGCGACTCcataggaaaaaaaaaatttttttttcacccACAAAACGGACCCAGCGACTCcgtctaaaaaaaaaaaaaaaacttccaCCAAACGGACCCAACGAGTCCATGcctaaaaaaaaacaaaaatcaaaaacCTCCCCAAACGTACCCTCCGATTACCCTTTcctacacaaaaaaaaaattattaacattGGAATCGGACCCTACGATTCGCATCTAATTTCAAGTTTCTCTCCCGCGCAGCCCAATCGCTGGGTCCGATTCCCCCCCGCCATGGATCAGAAAAAGCTGCCCCACACCCATATCTAACACCCCCATATCCCATTTCTCTGCATAACTCCTCCGCACTCCCAATATTGAAAAAACTGAGCCAAACTTTAATGGTGAAAATTTAGGTGtagtattaaataaaaatttaatcaaatcagtTAAATCATCTAATGACTCTTAGTTattaacttcacgtgaaattAATTGTAGCTGAGTTTTTACCAACTTTAATACAATATTCAGAAAAATCCTGTAGACTTTAAtgttattttaacttttaaattaaaataatattttatagtAATTAAATAGTTTTAgcttattatattaattatatatataagttttCTTCACAACAGTATCATCCaattatcataataaattataacaaaaataaaaataaatatatttcaTAAAGATTTAGCtgacatatttttttaaagatatatattaagagtataatatatttttatgtattaatgTGTTGAAAATgttaaaagaatttaaaaaaaattgtcacATATTTGTTTATATATAGTATTCTTCAAATATATGTTTGAGACGATTATTAACatctaaaataaaaactaagGGAGAAACTTCAGGTATTTTAAAGATACTAATATTTCAATACTCTTAgtcattaattataattataaaaatatatataatatatattaattaaaataaacaattaaaattattgaaacatcagtaattttaatatatttaaaaaaaaattaaaattacatttATCGTTGATTTGCTGTTTTTTAGAAATAATGTTGTTTAATTTTAGGATTATCAAACGAGTTAATCCAGTCTATTTAGATCCGATATATCTGAACTTATGCgctaaataaattatttgtttaaatttattttatttacagaCTATAATTTTTCAGCCTAAATTGTTTATGATCAACACGATGCATTAAATAGATTAATCtgattacttttttattttaacttttaaaaaatatgctgacaaaaaatattatttttaagttaaaaattttaaataaatatttttttaattaagagaTCAAATTTTTAGGTTGAAAAATAtctgtaaaaaataaataaattttaattcgttatattttttaaattaattgaactctttaatttaaaaattaaataaatttaattttaaagaaaaaatctatttatttaaataaataaatagactAATCCCATAAATTTAACCAATTTTAATGATCTATTCAATTTTCGAACACTGTGAATTTGTAGGTTTGTACGAATATATCAATGGTTGTCTTAGGTTCAATCGGTCTGTTACTGTCTCCGGAAGAATGCTGTTGTTGTATTATCTGTCTTGCCATGAAACgctattaatattaattaatattgtaTTACTATTTgattaattagaaaaaaaaatattcaactTTCAAATGGTTGATATTTTCTAGAAGATCAGATAGATGCATCATAGACCGGCATCAACTATTTTATTGTGTGTCAAAAGTCAAAACCATTgacgaaataaataaattaagttTGATAAACTAATTAAAACTACCCTAAACATTTGACTTAGTGCAATTCATATCAAATTAAATCTACTTGtcagaaacataaaattattgaTTTACGAAGATAGTgacaaaaaaaatgtaaaatttgcACACACAAGTTATAAacagagacaaaaaaaaaaaaaaaagtgaatttgTTGTCAAACTGAGGCAACATCCCtcatgattttattttaaactcATAAGAATGTGAATCATCAGTCAAGTTATGTCGATGGTtccaattattttttattcaataaaTTAAGCAAGATCAGAGACCTTATAGTAATATAATGAATTGAATTGATGAGTGAGTTGGCAGCTTATTgagtaaataaaaatacatgacataaacatataaattataacaATTTCGACTACGTTATCAATAgtatttttgtcaattttttttataattatatttaataaaaatatttttataaatatatctaataaaaatatttttttataattatatttaacaaaaatatttttatagatatattttttaaatatatctctttatatatatatttaaaatataataattaattattattgacatgcaataaattaatatattgatatcccatattttttcaaattataataattaagttGTGTTCCAGAAAATACCCTCATCCCTCATACCAAGCTGATGTGTGGTTCGAATTCCATCCACACATTTGCATTCAATTCCTAATAATCGATTGACAAATAATGAATAAATTATCAATCTGACAAAGAATTATGTTAATCAAATATATTATGCATAGTTTGTCTAATGATTTTGCCAATTCAAAGTAGCTATTCTATCACAATAAACTAATAAAGTAATAAACACAGcattttaagatcaaaataaacagaaaatagagTTTCATTAAGTAGTAATTTTAATTcatgaattaaaatttgtttactttgcatttttattttttatttttaaaactttgtgaaaggaaaaggaaatcaacaaaatcttattttttgttttttttataaaaaatttaaaatagaaaatactaaaaatacaaataaaaatacaaaccaATTACAACTTTAATATTTTAAGTTCAATAAATatgttaataattttataagttagttttataaaatttaaattaaaatttgataaactTTATCATCTATATATTCATACACGTCTCTATAACCATTGGAAATTAAAGTAAAGCACATTATTGATGAATCTTCAGCATTTCTTTGAACCTTTTGGGAATAGTAATTAAAGAAATAAACTCTATAGGAAGTTGGGTCTGTATAGACGGCTATATCtatatatctattaatattTCTTTGTAAGACTCCAACAcgttttttgttgttgtttttattCCCTATTTTCCTTGGTCCCTTCGAAAGTTTAAATAATACAAATGTATATTCTTCGTTGCTTATACTATTAGTTTATGCTTTATATAGACATTGAAATCATCGTCAAGCTAAGGCATTACCAATTTTTGGTCAACATGCACCATCTCAAAGGGAGCAAAACGCGCTTCATCCTAGATCTGTATTTATATGGATTTACTATCTTCatcatttttaaatattactaTTCTTGTGTAAATAATATGAACGTAGTTTTCGTTATAGGAGTTGACGCcgaattttaacttttaacGCCGAGTTATAGATTGAGATAATCCGAGTTTTTCGTTCAAAGAGATATCACGTCATAAAAAGTACGAACAAAAGAGAAATGTACCTGTAAAAGGCATTCCGATATTTAAGTTAGTACTGAAAAATCATTGTTCCGTTTGAGGATaaaatatcatatttttatagGTGAGGTGAAAATGGTCGGTTACATTTTATTGATCATCTAGATTGAAGAGCAGTTATTAGGTTTTAATGAGTGATAATTCCTAGTCGGACGTTTTTCTAGGATGTAGTCCGTTGAGTCTGAAACGTATAACGCCGAATTATAACGTAAAGTGCCGAGTTATGACATCGGATTTATAACGACCGTATCACAGCCCCCAAACTTAGTCTGGGAATACATTTTAATGAATCATAAGTCGGCCATTTAGTAAGATCATAACTCGGCCATTGGATTAGCCTTGGAGCCCCCGGTTCAAGATGCTTTATTAAAACAAGGAATAaaatcttttgaatttcagacATTATTTGAAATTAATGTGTATTGAAAAGTGTAGTAGTATTTGTCATTGATTTTGCCTTTGGATTTTTTCAATGTAATTTTGAACCATTGATTTAATAGATGCAACGGTTAAGGTTTTTCATGGAACTGAATAGTTAATTTGAATAGTCGCTGAGACGATTTTGATAAAAACGAATTAGTTGGGAGAGAACATTGCGTTAGTTCACCTTTGTTTGGTGATTTGATTGAAGATTGAGTTTGATTATGCATGTGTAAACAATGCGACTTTAAATTGAAGAATTATTGCGAATGAGCGTTAGTTCACCTTTGTTTGGTGATTTGATTGAAGATTGAGTTTGATTGCGCATGTGTAAACGATGCGACTTTGAATTGAAGAATTATCACGAATGAGGAGCGTTAGTTCACCTTTGTTTGGTGAATTGATTGACCATTGAGTTTGCGCATGTGTAAACGATGCGACTTTGAATTGAAGAATTATGGCGAATGAGATGTTTGGTGAATTGATTGAAGATTGAGTTTGATTGCGCATGTGTAAACGATgtaactttgaattgaagaatTATTGTGAATGAGCGTTAGTTCACATTTTTTTGGTGAATTGATTAAACATTGAGTTTGATTGCGCATGTGTAAATGatacgactttgagttgaagaATTATCGCGAATGGGTGTTAGTTCACCTTTGTTTGGTGAATTGATTGAACATTGAGTTTGCGCATGTGTAAACGATGCGACTTTGAATTGAAGAATTATGGCGAATGAGATGTTTGGTGAATTAATTGAAGATTGAGTTTGATTGCACATGTGTAAACGATGCGACTTTAAATTGAAGAATTATTGCGAATGAGTGTTAGTTTACCTTTTTTTGGTGAATTGATTGAAGATTGAGTTTGATTGCGCATGTGTAAACGATGCGACTTTGAATTGAAGAATTATTGCGAATGGATAAGTGTTTGTGCTTGTAtgatatatgatttaatttgtTGACTGTTGATAGTCATAGTTTGGAAGAAAGTTGATATAGATCTGATGATAGTTGATATAGATTTGACAATGACTGATAATGATTGatataaatttgaaaaagagataatagatatagacttgaaaatagaaaaatagatatagattAGCAAATAGAGATAACATATATAAATTGGCAAATAGAGATGATAGATATGGATAAGAAAATAGAGATGACAGATATAGATTAGAAAAGCAGATATAGATCGACAAATAGATATGACaaatataaattgaaaaatagagataacagatatagatcggcaaatagagataacagatatagatcggcaaatatACATAACAGATATAAATCGGCAAATAGATATAACAGATATAGATTGGCAAATAGGGATAACAAATACAAATCGGAAAATAGAGATGATAGATATAGATCGGAAAAATAGAGATAACATATATAGATCGGCCAATAGACATAACAGATATAaatcagaaaaataaagataatagatataaatcagaaaatagagatgacagatatagatcagaaaaacagatatagattggaaaatagatataacagatataaattggcaaatagagatgatagatatggatcgaaaaatatatataacagatatagatcggcaaatagatataacagatataaattggcaaatagagataacagatataaatCGACAAATAGAGGTAACaaatataaattgaaaaatagagataacagatataaatCGGGAGATAGAGATAatagatatagatcggcaaatagagGTAACAgataaattgaaaaatagatataacatatataaataaggaaatagagataacagatataaatcggcaaatagagatgacagatatagatcgaaaaaatagagataacagatatagatcggccAATAGACATAACAGATATAAATCGGCAAATAGAGATAACTAATATAAATCGGAAAATAGAGATGATAGATATAGATAAAAAAACAGATACAGATCGGTAAATGGATATAACAGATATGGATTTGcaaatagagataacagatataGATTGGCAGATAGAGATGATAGATATAGATCGGCCTTTTTCGGGCCTTAATGATTTATTATATGACCTTTGTTTACAAAGGTGCAAGTAAGTTTGAAGCCACTGGAAGGAAATACGGCCTATAGAAAGAAGGGCGTTTATTTCGAGACCTCGTGGTGGCGCCAATTGTTCTTGTGTGAATAACCTGGACGTAGCCTCGGCTACAGGAGTTGACGCTGAGTTTTAGCCTTTAACGCCGAGCTATAGGCTGAGATGATCCGAGCTCTTCGTCCAGAGAGATATCACGTCACGGAGAGTATAAACAAAGGAGGAGTGTACTTGCAAAAGGCACTCCAATGCCTAAGTTAGTACTGAGAATTCAGTGTCCCGTTTGAGGATAAAATATTATACCTTTATAGGTGAGGTGAAGATGGTCGGTTACATTCTATTGATCATCTGAATTGAAGAGCAATTATTAGGTTTTAATGAGTAATAATATCTGGTTGGACATTTTTATTCTAAGATGTAGTCCGTTGAGTCTAAAACGTATAATGTTGAATTATAACATAAAATACCGAGTTATTGTATATAATATCGAGCTATGACATTAAATTTATAATGGCCGTATCAATTATCAACCCTAAAAAGatgtatatttttcttttaatttaatttttatcacTCGTTAATAAAGAGAATATTATTCTATCTCCAAAATAGTAGATAATATGGACATTTGTCTTCAATATGAAAAAAAAGTGGAACATATGGGATTGAAAGATCAGAGAtagaatgttttttttttttttttttggacatggCCATGGGCCAGATGAACAAACCTAGCCTAGACCCAGAATCCGAAAACTCCCAAACCCGGAAACCCAAACCCGAACCCGTTCATCTCACCCACTCCCCAGCCCGACACTCCTCAGAACCCTTAGCAACCTCAggatcttcttcttccttccgATGAGTGCGTCCTTGCCCCCTCGAGGAAAGTTTCCGTGCTACTGCGGCCCGTACAGATTCTCTCGCTAGTCATTGCGTGTGTCCCATCTTCCTCCTGCGCGAGTTCTCCTCTTCGCTGAAGTACCCCTTGCTGCCGTTGAGCACGACCTGAATTTGCTGAGTTCTGAACCACGTTATAACCCTTGCTCCACTTGTGCTGAGAGAGCATTTGCGGAAAGTTATTTGAGTGTTCGTTCCCTTTGTTGTGGCTGTTTGCTTTACTGAAAGTGTCTCTGATGGTGGGTTCCGTTTGCAGAGTAGAAATCATGTTGTGGAGTTGCAGATTCCCTTGAGTTGCATGGCTGTTCCAGGTTTCCCTTTCCACCCGCCCAGGTAATCCTTcatctctttgatttccttgagGGTTGGTTGAACTTGAAACCTGAAAGTCTTGAACTTGATTGCGTTGATTATTATGAAGATTTGCGAATCCTGCCTCTGTTCTGATAATCTTCATGATCTGTGTAGGCGGATTGAAAGTCCAATGCCTCTGTAGCTGATTTACTGCTGCCGTCGCTGCCAGTTGGTGAGCTAAGGTGTTGCCTTCTCGCGGAGTCCAAGTAGCTCCCACATCCGGCGCCTCTTCAAGCAGTTGCAGAATGTCCCTGATaattgcatctgcttcagcTAGTGGCGTTCTTGCCTTGATCGCTTGAACCAAAGGTAAACAATTTGATTCGATTATGCAGTTCcttatatttagatttttaatgAGAATAAGAGCTTCTCTGTATGCT is a window encoding:
- the LOC130945750 gene encoding uncharacterized protein LOC130945750, whose translation is MVDRVTVRVYYFGQILLQTPEGVRFSCEKPLDIVIPFTISFEELKGVICERIGFQISKKISCMVYRYPIPVFGGFVQYQTKYVTDEASMQEMFSMYFESRGQISVIELYVEFEQSEADRNIEEEEYDSDSEEEFESNYEAVAPEGEEDQGDGVEAPNVGDVAHALANEDPFEEPSFMRALDLEAMHAPEFPEYMSAEIPMVADGEFAIGMEFSSREAVLKAVKDYTIRRGVDYRVYESEPLTFYAKCTQYGSWCDWLIRVSMISRKYCWVIRRYNGSHTCTRATISQDHSKLDSNTIAEAIKPLVEADPSIKVKSVIAEVQSKFNYTVSYRKAWLAKQKAVEKIFGGWEASYEALPIWFQAMCNKEPSAIVHYETMSAYQGDEEVTDIRVLHRVFWSYYPCIRAFRHCKPVVQVDGTHLYGKYKGCLLVAVSQDGNSNIVPIAFAIVEGETSDAWHFFLSNLRQHVVTRDGVGLISDRHESINAAIARSNGAWSPPRAFHMFCIRHIESNFLRKFKAPYLQKLVVNIGYSRTVREYEQRYQRLRERGEAYTNWLNRIPREQYALAYDGGYRWGHMTTNLVECINSVLKGARNLPITALVKATFYRLNELFTRKRAEAESRITAGHVFSEVVTSKLNANQLASSNIQVNCFDRMNEVFEVREMPAGTEYAVDLRQQRCDCGEFQVDRIPCRHVFACCANQQLDWRVYVHEVYKMDQVRRVYRARFRPLGNPTMWPVYSGPRFVPNPNMRRVNKGRPRMTRFLNEMDTRMLRAPRRCRQCGAEGHSRSRCRRSSGVGPSNSG